Proteins from a single region of Acidovorax sp. NCPPB 3576:
- a CDS encoding pilus assembly FimT family protein, giving the protein MTPHPFRRARGFTLFELLVVVSIIALATAGVGFALRDNGQTLLEREGERLSALLEAARAQSRASGARVRWRAFAGGFRFEGLPGNPSPGAWLDPGTQVLGPGLLQLGPEPLIGPQQVVLANQGHPGRAVRVVTDGLRPFAVEPAP; this is encoded by the coding sequence GTGACCCCGCACCCTTTCCGCCGCGCCCGGGGTTTCACCCTGTTCGAGCTGCTGGTGGTGGTTTCGATCATCGCGCTGGCCACCGCCGGCGTCGGCTTTGCGCTGCGCGACAACGGCCAGACCCTGCTGGAGCGCGAGGGCGAACGGCTTTCGGCGCTGCTGGAGGCAGCGCGCGCGCAATCGCGGGCCTCCGGCGCCAGGGTGCGATGGCGCGCGTTCGCCGGGGGCTTTCGCTTCGAAGGGCTGCCGGGCAATCCGTCGCCCGGTGCCTGGCTGGACCCTGGCACGCAGGTGCTGGGGCCGGGCCTGCTGCAGCTCGGGCCGGAGCCGCTCATCGGCCCGCAGCAGGTCGTGCTGGCCAACCAGGGCCACCCGGGGCGCGCGGTGCGCGTGGTCACCGACGGTCTGCGGCCCTTCGCCGTGGAGCCCGCGCCATGA
- a CDS encoding general secretion pathway protein C, with protein sequence MVTNTYGRWGVRLGTMALWALAGASVVYWGLRLSARPAGPGVAAAAPAPLAPDAQALARLLGAGPAAPAAPAVREPSRFALVGVLAGTSSGGGAALIAVDSQPAKPFRVGATVAEGLVLQALGRRQARLGPSHDGAATVTLEIPDKR encoded by the coding sequence ATGGTGACAAACACATACGGCAGGTGGGGCGTGCGCCTGGGCACGATGGCCCTGTGGGCGCTGGCAGGCGCAAGCGTGGTCTATTGGGGCCTGCGCCTTTCGGCCCGGCCGGCGGGGCCCGGCGTGGCGGCGGCAGCGCCCGCGCCGCTCGCTCCCGATGCCCAGGCCCTCGCGCGGCTGTTGGGCGCAGGCCCTGCAGCGCCAGCCGCGCCGGCGGTGCGCGAACCCAGCCGGTTCGCGCTGGTCGGCGTGCTGGCCGGCACCTCCAGCGGCGGCGGCGCGGCCTTGATCGCCGTGGACAGCCAGCCGGCCAAGCCGTTCCGCGTCGGGGCCACGGTGGCCGAAGGGCTGGTGCTGCAGGCCCTGGGCCGCCGCCAGGCACGCCTGGGGCCGTCGCACGACGGCGCGGCCACGGTCACGCTGGAAATTCCGGACAAGCGATAA
- a CDS encoding porin: protein MRTPFVTKTIAAAALAVASPLLFAQANTSSVQLYGIVDMAYRHTNNEGPAGSPGGSLNQMVGGGMSQSRWGINVSEDLGGGLKALVNLENRFGADTGTAATPYFQQSWVGLQGGFGRLTMGRQYNILFDLVTSTYASYPYSPYMDVYKPEIGFALGARADNMLKYMAEVGPWRGAVQYSFDEKNPTGGKTAGGYLRYAAGGLAAGLGYQNYEFASGKKVDAWTVGGSYRMGDWYFNAGYGQNKVDDGLTAVDRAVLGAMWQGTINGGFGGPAFLAANKRTIYKIGAGYQITPQLNIGAHYFRAEQKGATAAAKGKADFFTMAFDYAFSKRTDAYLELDHTKLKGDQISLSNAAGQVNGAKSRTGYTIGLRHRF, encoded by the coding sequence ATGCGCACTCCGTTTGTGACAAAGACCATTGCTGCCGCTGCATTGGCTGTGGCCTCGCCATTGCTGTTCGCCCAGGCCAATACCAGTAGCGTGCAGCTATACGGTATTGTGGATATGGCATATCGCCACACCAACAACGAAGGCCCTGCTGGCAGCCCTGGCGGCTCGCTGAACCAGATGGTGGGCGGCGGCATGTCGCAAAGCCGTTGGGGCATCAATGTGAGCGAAGACCTGGGCGGTGGGTTGAAAGCCTTGGTCAACTTGGAAAACAGATTCGGTGCGGACACGGGGACGGCAGCGACTCCTTATTTCCAGCAGTCATGGGTGGGTCTGCAAGGCGGTTTTGGACGGCTGACCATGGGTCGCCAGTACAACATCCTGTTTGATTTGGTCACGAGCACCTATGCCTCGTATCCCTATTCCCCCTACATGGACGTGTACAAGCCGGAAATCGGTTTTGCACTGGGCGCGCGGGCCGACAACATGCTCAAGTACATGGCCGAGGTCGGTCCGTGGCGAGGTGCGGTGCAGTATTCATTCGATGAGAAAAATCCCACCGGCGGCAAGACGGCGGGTGGCTATCTGCGCTATGCGGCGGGCGGCCTGGCTGCTGGCCTGGGTTACCAGAACTACGAATTTGCTTCGGGTAAGAAAGTCGATGCCTGGACGGTGGGCGGTTCCTACCGCATGGGCGACTGGTACTTCAACGCGGGGTACGGCCAGAACAAGGTGGACGATGGCCTCACCGCCGTGGACCGGGCGGTGCTGGGAGCCATGTGGCAGGGCACGATCAACGGCGGCTTCGGCGGGCCGGCCTTCCTGGCTGCCAACAAGCGCACCATCTACAAGATCGGCGCGGGTTACCAGATCACACCCCAGTTGAACATCGGGGCGCACTATTTCCGTGCCGAGCAAAAAGGCGCCACCGCGGCGGCCAAGGGCAAGGCGGACTTCTTCACGATGGCCTTCGACTATGCGTTCTCCAAGCGCACCGACGCGTACCTCGAACTCGACCACACCAAGCTCAAAGGCGACCAGATCAGCCTGAGCAATGCGGCAGGCCAGGTCAATGGTGCCAAGAGCCGCACGGGCTACACGATCGGCCTGCGGCACCGCTTCTGA
- a CDS encoding ABC transporter permease, with amino-acid sequence MLAFILRRLIQAVIVMIAVAFISFMLFQYVGDPVTFLLGQDATPEQIRELRAALGLDKPFIVQFWHFLVNAAQGEFGLSLRQGAKVSRLIAERFPATLELALVAAVLALLIGVPMGVYAALRRGSFASQLFMTLSLLGVSLPTFLIGILLILVFAVHLGWFPSFGRGPVTQLGWWSTGLLSLKGWHHITLPAITLAIFQLTLIMRLVRAEMLEVLRTDYIKFARARGLSDRAIHFGHALKNTLVPVMTITGLQLGGLIAFAIITETVFQWPGMGLLFIQAVTFADIPVMAAYLCLIALIFVVINLVVDLLYFAVDPRLRVGKAGGH; translated from the coding sequence ATGCTTGCCTTTATTCTGCGACGCCTGATCCAGGCCGTCATCGTGATGATCGCGGTGGCCTTCATCTCCTTCATGCTGTTCCAGTACGTCGGAGATCCCGTCACCTTCCTGCTCGGCCAGGATGCCACGCCCGAGCAGATCCGTGAGCTGCGCGCGGCACTCGGCCTGGACAAGCCGTTCATCGTGCAGTTCTGGCACTTTCTGGTGAACGCCGCGCAAGGCGAGTTCGGCCTCAGCCTGCGCCAGGGCGCCAAGGTGTCGCGGCTGATCGCCGAGCGCTTTCCCGCCACGCTGGAGCTGGCGCTCGTGGCCGCCGTGCTCGCGCTGCTGATCGGCGTGCCGATGGGCGTGTATGCCGCGCTGCGGCGCGGCAGCTTTGCGAGCCAGCTATTCATGACGCTGTCGCTGCTCGGCGTGTCGCTGCCCACCTTCCTGATCGGCATCCTGCTGATCCTCGTGTTCGCCGTGCACCTGGGCTGGTTCCCGAGCTTCGGGCGGGGTCCTGTCACGCAACTGGGCTGGTGGAGCACCGGCCTGCTCAGCCTCAAGGGCTGGCACCACATCACGCTGCCGGCGATCACGCTGGCGATCTTCCAGCTCACGCTGATCATGCGGCTCGTGCGCGCCGAGATGCTGGAGGTGCTGCGCACCGACTACATCAAGTTCGCCCGCGCGCGCGGCCTGTCCGACCGGGCCATCCACTTCGGCCATGCCCTCAAGAACACGCTGGTGCCGGTGATGACCATCACGGGCCTGCAACTGGGCGGCCTCATCGCCTTCGCCATCATCACCGAGACGGTGTTCCAGTGGCCGGGCATGGGCCTGCTGTTCATCCAGGCAGTCACCTTCGCGGACATTCCGGTGATGGCGGCCTACCTGTGCCTGATCGCGCTCATCTTCGTGGTGATCAACCTCGTGGTCGATCTGCTGTATTTCGCCGTCGATCCACGCCTGCGCGTGGGCAAGGCCGGAGGGCACTGA
- a CDS encoding histidine phosphatase family protein has protein sequence MTLRRLWLVRHALPLVAPGVCYGALDVPADPAATADAARRLADALPGTFAAMRHSPLQRCEQLAYALIAMRVDLASEPDARIAEMDFGTWEGRGWDAIARAEIDAWTMNFDAPRASGGDSLVAMLQRVDSALAEARQLSHDRRGDVLWITHAGVARCVQWLQTHPGRMPRADEWPVAATGYGEWATVPLEAPSA, from the coding sequence GTGACGCTGCGGCGCCTGTGGCTGGTGCGGCACGCCCTGCCGCTCGTGGCGCCGGGCGTCTGCTACGGCGCACTCGATGTGCCCGCAGACCCTGCCGCGACGGCCGATGCCGCCCGCCGGCTGGCCGACGCGCTGCCTGGCACGTTCGCGGCCATGCGCCACTCGCCGCTACAAAGATGTGAGCAGCTTGCGTACGCCCTGATTGCGATGAGGGTCGATTTGGCCAGTGAGCCCGACGCCCGTATCGCCGAGATGGATTTCGGCACTTGGGAAGGCCGCGGCTGGGATGCCATTGCCCGGGCGGAGATCGATGCATGGACGATGAACTTCGACGCCCCCCGCGCCAGCGGCGGCGACAGCCTGGTCGCGATGCTGCAGCGCGTGGACTCCGCGCTGGCCGAGGCGCGCCAGCTATCGCATGACCGCCGTGGCGATGTGCTGTGGATCACCCATGCCGGCGTGGCGCGCTGCGTGCAATGGCTGCAGACCCATCCCGGGCGCATGCCGCGTGCCGACGAATGGCCGGTGGCCGCGACGGGCTATGGGGAATGGGCCACGGTACCGCTGGAGGCACCCTCGGCCTGA
- a CDS encoding OsmC family protein produces the protein MECTVTWTGASGTRSGMGFIAETGSGHVLAMDGAPDAANPANGGQNLAPRPMETVLAGTGGCTAYDVVLILKRGRHDVRGCSVKLTSERASVDPKVFTRIHMQFTVTGKALPAAAVERAIAMSHEKYCSASIMLAKTAEITTGFDIVEG, from the coding sequence ATGGAATGCACAGTCACCTGGACGGGCGCCTCAGGCACCCGATCCGGCATGGGATTCATCGCCGAAACCGGCAGCGGCCATGTCCTGGCCATGGACGGCGCGCCGGATGCCGCCAACCCCGCCAACGGAGGGCAGAACCTGGCGCCTCGTCCCATGGAAACCGTGCTGGCAGGCACTGGCGGATGCACGGCCTACGACGTTGTGCTGATTCTCAAGCGCGGCCGGCACGATGTGCGCGGCTGCAGCGTCAAGCTCACCTCCGAACGCGCGTCGGTCGATCCAAAGGTGTTCACCCGCATCCACATGCAATTCACCGTGACGGGCAAGGCGCTGCCTGCTGCGGCGGTCGAGCGTGCGATCGCCATGAGCCACGAAAAATACTGTTCGGCCAGCATCATGTTGGCCAAGACGGCGGAGATCACCACGGGCTTCGACATCGTCGAGGGCTGA
- a CDS encoding adenosylcobinamide-GDP ribazoletransferase, which produces MQALRHYLLAVQFFTRIPVTGRTAAWVGYSPALLRASAGHFPGVGWLVAAAAAAVYAALGWALGPQPAAPWVCAAFSTVATVLVTGGFHEDGLADVADGLGGSLQRERALEIMKDSRIGAFGAMALVLALAAKLALLALLGAGGLGVVLPVLAAAHVLSRFWPLLLVRTLAHVGDTATSKSKPLADQISGRSLATAFLWSMGPLALMGYALGVTVLIASIAASALAALWMRRWFVRRLGGFTGDCLGATQQVGEIAIYLGAAIALGQGLR; this is translated from the coding sequence ATGCAGGCGCTTCGCCACTATCTGCTGGCCGTGCAGTTCTTCACCCGGATTCCCGTCACCGGCCGCACTGCGGCCTGGGTGGGCTACAGCCCGGCCCTGTTGCGCGCCAGCGCCGGGCACTTTCCGGGCGTGGGCTGGCTGGTGGCTGCTGCCGCGGCGGCGGTGTATGCCGCGCTCGGGTGGGCTCTGGGGCCCCAGCCGGCCGCGCCCTGGGTGTGTGCGGCGTTCAGCACCGTGGCCACCGTGCTGGTCACCGGGGGCTTCCATGAAGACGGCCTGGCCGACGTGGCCGACGGCCTGGGGGGCAGCCTGCAGCGCGAGCGGGCGCTGGAGATCATGAAGGACTCGCGCATCGGCGCCTTCGGGGCCATGGCGCTGGTGCTGGCGCTCGCCGCCAAGCTGGCCTTGCTCGCGCTGCTGGGCGCGGGCGGCCTGGGCGTGGTGCTGCCAGTGCTGGCCGCAGCCCATGTGCTGTCGCGCTTTTGGCCCCTGCTGCTGGTACGCACCCTGGCCCATGTGGGCGACACGGCCACCTCCAAGAGCAAGCCGCTGGCAGACCAGATCAGCGGGCGTTCGCTGGCCACGGCGTTCTTGTGGTCGATGGGGCCTCTGGCGCTGATGGGATATGCGCTGGGCGTTACTGTATTGATAGCGTCCATCGCTGCCAGCGCCTTGGCTGCGCTGTGGATGCGCCGCTGGTTCGTGCGGCGGCTGGGCGGGTTCACGGGAGACTGCCTGGGCGCCACCCAGCAGGTCGGCGAAATCGCCATCTACCTGGGCGCGGCCATCGCGCTCGGCCAGGGCCTGCGGTGA
- a CDS encoding porin, translating into MKKSLIALAVLAASGAAMAQSSVTMFGIVDAGVGRVSADNSVTGVYNSGNATSRLGFRGVEDLGGGLKAGFWLEGAIQNDTGTGAGGGATGPGFEFKRRSTLSLMGNFGEVRLGRELTAGYDKPSSYDPFGQVGVANFLGFGIAGQPFRIGNGVSYRTPGNLGGFFGTVHYAFGETPSNAAYDKAGNYLGLAGGYENGPLSVTLAADKLRGATAPQDVTTYSIAGSYDLGVVKPIFIYHQEKNNAAVQTKYATYLIGLTAPVGPGTVKASFANLDLKNSGADSRVLALGYVYDLSKRTAVYGTIAHMQNKGGATRVLASNGLTGATALPGENVNGYQVGIRHSF; encoded by the coding sequence ATGAAAAAATCCCTGATTGCCCTGGCTGTGCTGGCTGCTTCCGGCGCTGCAATGGCTCAATCTTCCGTCACGATGTTCGGTATCGTTGACGCTGGCGTTGGCCGCGTTTCCGCCGACAATTCCGTGACCGGCGTGTACAACAGCGGCAATGCAACCAGCCGTCTGGGTTTCCGCGGCGTTGAAGACCTCGGTGGCGGTCTGAAGGCTGGCTTCTGGCTCGAAGGCGCTATCCAGAACGACACCGGTACCGGTGCTGGCGGCGGCGCTACGGGTCCTGGCTTCGAATTCAAGCGTCGTTCCACGCTGAGCCTGATGGGCAACTTCGGTGAAGTTCGTCTGGGTCGTGAACTGACGGCTGGCTACGACAAGCCCAGCTCGTATGACCCGTTCGGTCAAGTTGGCGTTGCTAACTTCCTGGGCTTCGGCATTGCTGGCCAACCTTTCCGTATCGGCAACGGCGTGAGCTACCGCACCCCTGGCAACCTGGGTGGCTTCTTCGGTACCGTGCACTACGCTTTCGGCGAAACGCCTTCCAACGCTGCCTACGACAAGGCTGGCAACTACCTCGGCCTGGCCGGCGGCTACGAAAACGGTCCTCTGAGCGTGACCCTGGCAGCTGACAAGCTGCGCGGCGCTACCGCTCCCCAAGACGTGACCACGTACTCCATCGCTGGTTCGTACGATCTGGGCGTCGTGAAGCCAATCTTCATCTATCACCAAGAAAAGAACAACGCTGCTGTGCAGACCAAGTACGCTACGTACCTGATCGGCCTGACCGCTCCTGTTGGTCCTGGCACGGTGAAGGCTTCGTTCGCGAACCTGGACCTGAAGAACAGCGGCGCCGATTCGCGCGTGCTGGCTCTGGGCTATGTGTATGACCTGTCCAAGCGCACCGCTGTGTATGGCACGATCGCTCACATGCAAAACAAGGGCGGCGCAACGCGCGTTCTGGCCAGCAACGGCCTGACCGGCGCTACCGCTCTGCCTGGCGAGAACGTCAACGGCTACCAAGTTGGTATCCGTCACTCCTTCTAA
- the gspI gene encoding type II secretion system minor pseudopilin GspI, with protein MTGRPGGHPRPRERGFTLVEVMVALAIVAIALMAGLQATSALTRNAARQTDVLLAHLCAENELVKVRLSRQMPPIGDSTLACEQAGRRYDVTLVVRPTPNPQFRRVDAQVSDGQNSVLRLSTIVGRY; from the coding sequence ATGACGGGCCGCCCCGGCGGGCATCCCCGGCCGCGTGAGCGCGGCTTCACGCTGGTCGAGGTGATGGTGGCGCTGGCCATCGTGGCGATCGCGCTCATGGCGGGGCTGCAGGCCACGTCGGCCCTCACGCGCAACGCCGCGCGCCAGACCGACGTGCTGCTGGCCCACCTGTGCGCCGAGAACGAACTCGTGAAGGTGCGCCTGTCGCGCCAGATGCCGCCCATCGGCGACAGCACGCTGGCCTGCGAGCAGGCCGGGCGCCGCTACGACGTCACGCTGGTCGTGCGGCCCACGCCCAACCCGCAGTTCCGCCGGGTCGATGCCCAGGTGTCCGACGGGCAGAACTCCGTGCTGCGCCTGTCCACCATCGTGGGGAGGTACTGA
- the gspG gene encoding type II secretion system major pseudopilin GspG, translated as MVVLVIIGVLAALIVPNVLDRADDARSTAARTDITNIVQALKLYRLDNQRYPTAEQGLQALIAKPASGPAPGNWRPYLDKLPNDPWGRPYQYLSPGIKGEVDVMSFGADGQSGGEGKDADIGSWQ; from the coding sequence ATGGTGGTGCTGGTGATCATCGGCGTGCTCGCCGCGCTCATCGTGCCCAACGTGCTCGACCGTGCCGACGACGCCCGCAGCACCGCGGCGCGCACCGACATCACCAACATCGTGCAGGCCCTCAAGCTGTACCGCCTGGACAACCAGCGCTACCCCACGGCCGAGCAGGGCCTGCAGGCGCTCATCGCCAAGCCCGCATCGGGCCCAGCGCCCGGCAACTGGCGCCCCTACCTGGACAAACTGCCCAACGACCCGTGGGGACGCCCCTATCAGTACCTCAGCCCCGGCATCAAGGGCGAAGTGGACGTGATGTCGTTCGGGGCCGACGGCCAGTCCGGCGGCGAGGGCAAGGATGCGGACATCGGCAGCTGGCAGTGA
- the coq7 gene encoding 2-polyprenyl-3-methyl-6-methoxy-1,4-benzoquinone monooxygenase, which produces MDSLLSAVDTALRTLFAKPRAGEPSPASAHPEAPLSPAEKRLAGALMRVNHVGEVCAQALYTGQAAVTRDAQLRAHLLEAAREETDHLAWTRERLDALGDRPSLLNPLWFAGAFAIGWTAAQVSDRVSLGLVVETERQVAQHLQSHLERLPAQDLASRAVVSRMKSDEERHASGALAAGGQELPTPVRLLMKVAAKCMTTVAHRI; this is translated from the coding sequence ATGGATTCACTTTTGTCGGCGGTCGATACCGCCCTGCGCACTCTCTTTGCGAAACCGCGGGCTGGCGAGCCGTCACCGGCCAGCGCACATCCCGAGGCCCCACTCTCGCCGGCGGAAAAGCGCCTGGCGGGCGCCCTGATGCGGGTGAATCACGTGGGGGAAGTATGCGCCCAGGCCCTCTACACCGGCCAGGCCGCCGTGACGCGGGATGCCCAATTGCGCGCCCACCTGCTGGAAGCGGCGCGCGAAGAAACGGACCACCTCGCCTGGACGCGCGAGCGGCTGGATGCGCTGGGCGACCGGCCGAGCCTGCTCAATCCGCTGTGGTTCGCCGGCGCGTTCGCCATCGGCTGGACGGCGGCCCAGGTCAGCGACCGGGTGAGCCTGGGACTCGTGGTGGAAACCGAACGGCAGGTGGCTCAGCATCTTCAGAGCCATCTGGAGCGATTGCCTGCCCAGGACCTCGCGTCCCGCGCAGTGGTGTCGCGCATGAAAAGCGACGAAGAGCGCCACGCCAGCGGCGCCCTGGCGGCAGGTGGACAGGAGTTGCCCACGCCGGTGCGCCTGCTGATGAAAGTCGCCGCCAAGTGCATGACCACAGTGGCCCATCGCATCTGA
- the ilvA gene encoding threonine ammonia-lyase, biosynthetic — translation MTPHLTPLDYLKKILTARVYDVAVESALEPAKALSRRLRNQVLLKREDQQPVFSFKLRGAYNKMAHLSPEQLQKGVICASAGNHAQGVAMSAQKLGARAVVVMPTTTPQLKVDAVRTLGGEVVLHGDSYSDAYEHAAQLQVAQGLTFVHPFDDPDVIAGQGTIAMEILRQLQSLGSNRLDAVFVAIGGGGLVSGVANYIKAVRPEIRVIGVQMNDSDAMAQSVALGSRVTLADVGLFSDGTAVKLVGEETFRVAQGLVDEFMTVDTDAVCAAIKDIFVDTRSIVEPAGALAVAAIKQYVDTHQTQGETYAAILCGANMNFDRLRFVAERAEVGEEREALLAVTIPEERGSFKRFCEVVGQLPGGPRNVTEFNYRISDAARAHVFVGLTTHGKGESEKIARNFQGHGFEALDLTHDELAKEHLRHLVGGRSALAQEERLLRFVFPERPGALFKFLSLMQPSWNISLFHYRNQGADYGRILVGMQVPPGDAAAFDAFLATLGYPYVEETLNPAYQLFLQAGRT, via the coding sequence ATGACCCCGCACCTCACGCCCCTGGACTACCTGAAGAAGATCCTCACCGCCCGCGTCTATGACGTGGCGGTCGAGTCGGCCCTGGAACCCGCCAAGGCCTTGAGCCGCCGGCTTCGCAATCAGGTGCTGCTCAAGCGCGAGGACCAGCAGCCGGTGTTCAGCTTCAAGCTGCGGGGCGCCTACAACAAGATGGCGCACCTGTCGCCCGAGCAGTTGCAAAAAGGCGTGATCTGCGCCTCGGCCGGCAACCATGCCCAAGGCGTGGCGATGAGCGCCCAAAAGCTGGGGGCCCGCGCCGTCGTCGTGATGCCGACGACCACGCCCCAGCTCAAGGTGGACGCGGTCAGGACGCTGGGCGGCGAGGTCGTGCTGCACGGCGACAGCTATTCCGACGCCTACGAACACGCGGCCCAATTGCAGGTGGCGCAGGGCCTGACTTTCGTGCACCCCTTCGACGACCCCGATGTGATCGCAGGCCAGGGCACCATCGCCATGGAAATCCTGCGCCAGTTGCAAAGCCTGGGCAGCAACCGGCTCGATGCGGTGTTCGTCGCCATCGGCGGCGGCGGACTGGTGAGCGGCGTGGCCAACTACATCAAGGCGGTGCGCCCCGAGATCCGCGTGATCGGCGTGCAGATGAACGATTCCGACGCCATGGCGCAATCCGTGGCCCTGGGCAGCCGGGTCACGCTGGCCGATGTGGGCCTGTTTTCCGACGGCACCGCCGTCAAGCTGGTGGGCGAGGAAACCTTCCGCGTGGCCCAAGGCCTGGTGGACGAGTTCATGACCGTGGACACCGACGCCGTGTGCGCCGCGATCAAGGACATCTTCGTGGACACGCGCAGCATCGTGGAGCCGGCCGGCGCGCTGGCCGTGGCCGCCATCAAGCAGTACGTCGATACGCACCAGACGCAGGGCGAGACCTACGCTGCCATCCTGTGCGGCGCCAACATGAATTTCGACCGGCTGCGCTTCGTGGCCGAGCGCGCGGAGGTGGGCGAGGAGCGCGAAGCCCTGCTGGCCGTCACCATTCCCGAAGAGCGCGGCAGCTTCAAGCGGTTCTGCGAGGTGGTGGGGCAGTTGCCCGGCGGCCCGCGCAACGTGACCGAGTTCAATTACCGCATCAGCGACGCGGCACGCGCCCATGTGTTCGTGGGCCTGACCACGCACGGCAAGGGCGAGTCGGAGAAGATCGCCCGCAACTTCCAGGGCCACGGATTCGAGGCGCTCGACCTCACGCACGACGAACTGGCCAAGGAGCACCTGCGCCACCTGGTGGGCGGCCGCTCGGCGCTCGCGCAGGAGGAGCGGCTGCTGCGCTTCGTCTTCCCCGAGCGGCCAGGGGCGCTGTTCAAGTTCCTGAGCCTGATGCAGCCGAGCTGGAACATCAGCCTGTTCCACTACCGCAACCAAGGCGCCGACTACGGGCGCATTCTGGTGGGCATGCAGGTGCCACCGGGCGATGCGGCGGCGTTCGACGCCTTCCTAGCCACGCTGGGCTATCCCTATGTGGAAGAAACGCTGAACCCGGCTTACCAGCTGTTCCTGCAGGCTGGGCGCACCTAG
- a CDS encoding ABC transporter substrate-binding protein: protein MKLITAIVSGAAACAILASPLAHSKTFKWASQGEISTWDIHSQNNALQNGLHANVYETLTYYNSRTFEIEPVLATAWREVTPTQVRFTLRQGVKFHDGSAFTADDAVYSLSRAMAKTSNYTPFVQGFDRIVKVDGQTFDIFLKSPNPVLLRQLTELRIMSKAWAEKNKSVEPKDIKGTDENFAHRNAMGTGPYTLESWQPDVRMVFKRNPNWWGTMEGNVTEIVYTPIKSASTRVAALLSGEVDMVLDPSPQDLARLRSGADLKVVDGVENRTIFLGMDQFREELTGSSVKGKNPFKDVRVRRALYQAVDVNTLTRSIMRGLGKPTGTLVAPQVAGWTEAVGKRMPYDVEAAKKLMADAGYADGFEVDFACPNNRYINDEAICQAVTAMWARIGVKAKLRTLPQVTYFPMIQRSEASIYMLGWGVPTFDALYSLQSLVRTVGTGGDGNYNVGRYSNERMDYLVDRIKAETDAPVRSRMLTEALQLSNDTVSHIPLYDQVIPWAMKKTVEVVHRADNRVDMRTVKIN from the coding sequence ATGAAGCTCATCACTGCCATCGTTTCGGGCGCTGCCGCCTGCGCCATTCTCGCTTCGCCCCTTGCCCATTCCAAAACGTTCAAATGGGCCAGCCAAGGCGAGATCTCGACATGGGACATCCACTCGCAGAACAACGCCCTGCAGAACGGGCTGCACGCGAACGTGTACGAAACGCTGACGTACTACAACAGCCGCACCTTCGAGATCGAACCCGTGCTGGCGACGGCATGGCGGGAGGTGACTCCTACGCAGGTGCGCTTCACGCTGCGGCAAGGCGTCAAGTTCCATGACGGCTCGGCGTTCACGGCCGACGATGCGGTGTACTCGCTCTCGCGGGCCATGGCCAAGACCTCCAACTACACGCCGTTCGTTCAAGGCTTCGACCGGATCGTGAAGGTCGATGGACAGACGTTCGACATCTTCCTCAAGTCGCCCAATCCCGTGCTGCTGCGACAGCTGACCGAGCTGCGCATCATGAGCAAGGCCTGGGCCGAGAAGAACAAATCCGTGGAGCCCAAGGACATCAAGGGCACCGACGAAAACTTTGCCCACCGCAACGCCATGGGCACGGGGCCGTACACCCTCGAGTCCTGGCAGCCGGATGTGCGCATGGTGTTCAAGCGCAACCCGAACTGGTGGGGAACGATGGAAGGCAACGTGACGGAGATCGTCTACACGCCCATCAAATCCGCCTCCACGCGCGTGGCGGCCTTGCTCTCCGGCGAGGTGGACATGGTGCTCGATCCGTCGCCGCAGGACCTGGCAAGGCTGCGCTCCGGTGCCGACCTGAAGGTGGTCGATGGGGTGGAGAACCGCACCATCTTTCTCGGCATGGACCAGTTCCGCGAGGAACTGACGGGCTCCAGCGTGAAGGGCAAGAACCCGTTCAAGGACGTGCGCGTGCGCCGTGCGTTGTACCAGGCCGTCGATGTGAACACGCTCACCCGTAGCATCATGCGCGGGCTGGGCAAGCCGACCGGCACGCTGGTGGCGCCCCAGGTCGCAGGCTGGACCGAGGCGGTAGGCAAGCGCATGCCGTATGACGTCGAGGCCGCGAAGAAGCTCATGGCGGACGCCGGCTACGCCGATGGCTTCGAGGTGGACTTCGCCTGCCCCAACAACCGCTACATCAACGACGAAGCCATCTGCCAGGCCGTGACGGCCATGTGGGCGCGCATCGGCGTGAAAGCCAAGCTGCGCACGCTGCCGCAGGTGACGTACTTTCCGATGATCCAGCGCAGCGAAGCCAGCATCTACATGCTCGGCTGGGGCGTGCCGACCTTCGACGCGCTCTACAGCCTGCAGTCGCTGGTGCGCACCGTCGGCACGGGCGGCGATGGCAACTACAACGTGGGCCGCTACAGCAACGAGCGCATGGACTACCTCGTGGACCGCATCAAGGCGGAGACGGATGCACCGGTGCGCTCGCGCATGCTGACCGAGGCGCTGCAGTTGTCCAACGACACGGTTTCGCACATTCCGCTGTACGACCAGGTCATTCCCTGGGCCATGAAAAAGACGGTGGAAGTGGTCCACCGGGCCGACAACCGCGTGGACATGCGCACGGTCAAGATCAATTGA